Below is a genomic region from Argopecten irradians isolate NY chromosome 14, Ai_NY, whole genome shotgun sequence.
CCCTATTGTTTAGGGCTGCCTGTCGCCTTGGTAGGCGTCTTATTGGACCCATATCTGAAATAAgtgataaataaagaaaaacctTTGTTCGAAACTTGATATGATTGTGAATATTTCCTATAATACACCCGATACATATTACTACTCGAAACCACCTTGGGTAAGAGTTGAAATCTGCAATATGTATCCCTTATATCATATTAAGATAGGTGCTTTATGCATTAACCAAGCACCAAATTACCAACCTGTTTGGTAATGTAATCAGTACTATATATGGTGGTACCTTTTTGTTGGTACTCAATACATAGacatattgttaaaaattgcaaattcaatgatttatacctatgatgtaagacaaaatatttatataattgtacaCACCTGATCATGAGATGTAATCAACATtcacctgtacatacctgtgaTGTAAGGCAATATTAAGTTGTACACCTTTAGATGTACTCGCCATTCATgatcacctgtacatacctgagatgtaaggcaatatttaattgtacacaCCTTAGATGTACtcagtttacctgtacatacctatgatgtaaggcaatatttaattgtacacaCCTTAGATGTACtcagtttacctgtacatacctatgatgtaaggcaatatttaattgtacacaCCTTAGATGTACtcagtttacctgtacatacctatgatgtaaggcaatatttaattgtacacaCCTTAGATGTACtcagtttacctgtacatacctatgatgtaaggcaatatttaattgtacacaCCTTAGATGTACTCCACATTTACCTATCTCACCATTCACCTGTACATACTTAAAAATTAactaaaatcatttcaaatcGTAACACAAATCACAATCTATGTCAAAGGGGAAAACAACAATATTCCAAATATTTACTTAGGAGAGCGAGAGAAGTAAAATTGACAGTGACCGCTAGACCGTAACCTATTGAATGCTAAACAAGCTAACACTCAAACGTAAACAAAGAATTTCTATGTAGTAACCTTGACCCGtgcaatacaatgtatatatagacgaCATGTGACGTAAACAAACTGCACATAACTTAACCTTGAACTTTAAACAACTAAAGAATGtcattgttaatatataaagttatataacaCTCAACCTTTTAATAAGTCTCAGACTGTGATAAATTGAAGTTAATTATACAATGATATTAATAGACGAGAGTAACCGATACATGACCTGGGCGGAAGTGCCGTCCCGCATAATTTATGTTAATGAGGGCACGCTTACCTTATATGGCACTCCGCGAAGCGCTCAATGACTTGCCCTTCAATACAGCCCCACGCACCGAGAGAATATACTTGCGAGACCCTTTCCTCGAAAGATGGACGCCATCTTGGCTCAGACACGAGAATATCCCAGTCTTTAATCCCTTATGTCGCCAGAAAAAACAATCACTAGAGTCCGCACACAATGTCCGTAAATTAGTATTCACCACATCCACAGCACTATTATACTTGTCCACTGGTGCGTGACGGGTCTTAGACCTATACATGAGTTCCATAACACAAACACTGGCCACCCAAAATCCACTGACCATCCATGATGCGATCGAAAATATATCTCTAGCCAATCGCCCAGAAAGATCCTCGCACAAAGGTGAATCAAGGTCATTGCCACCTATCTGTAACACTACTACAGCGGGTCGATGTCGCGCGAGAGCTCGAGACATATCAGACTGGAGAAGGTGACCTACTTTACCGCCACCCCGACCACAACAATGGATCGCCATTAATGACTCATCAAAACCAAGGTTATACCACGACCCTGACATCTGACCTTCTAAACGTCTCACGAAACTATGACCCATAATAAGCACCGATATCCTCtccatattttctttcaattcaATTTGTTAAAAACGTAACAAATCAAAAAAAACTGACTGACCTTGAAAAACGTCCTTCTTCTCTTTGTTTCTCTGTCGCAGCTCTGATGCGCATGCGTAATGACTATTATAAATCTCCTACCCATCTCCCCCTTCTGTATCACCGAAAAAAAACCGCgaaatttaaaatgacatttacaCTTAAAGCTTACTTTACGATTACGTTTAACGACAACTCCTAGCATGTataaagtacattaaaatgttattttaattatcatttatacatgACCGTCGTAAGGGCGAGCTTGTTGAACCAAATTAATGCAAAACAACAAAGCAGAGACTTGTTCTGATTGAAATTGGctgtttattaaatataaacgcCGGACTTGAAGATATTTACTTTTCAagttaatataaaaacaaattgaccCCACAAGACATCATTTGGTTCTAGGTGGGGATAAAAAACGCCACAATGTTGTTCTGCaacaacataccccacccgaaGCCCTCACGACGATCTTTCTTATCATTTGAACATATGAACAAGATATGaacaagaaatataaataaaatttcaactaTTCTCAATATTAAGCAAAAAATAGCTCCGACCCTATGCCCGAGCTAACAGCAGATGTATCTGTCCAAAGAAACATACTCAAACCATGTTGGATGGAATGGTGTAACCTTTTTCATGAATATGTTAGTTCCTTTATTCTCAAAAGTTTATCGAGTCATCATCCATATGTAGATAATTGTTCACTTTGATGAGGTACACTGTCACAAAAGCGCATAGCATATGATAGTTCCTTGGAAacactgaaatcataaaaaCACGTTCATTATCCAGTTATGGTTATCTCTCCTCATTTGTACCATATCCAGCCACCAAAACAGtatcacaatatacattatgtaaacattACAAGTACATCAACAAGATCAAATTCGACCCAATGCCAaagttgataaataataataataatttttattattattatagtaCTAATTTCTACGAAAGCGAGTACCAGGGTACATGTAATTCAGTaaaacaaagttcaaaaatcaAAAGGTATGTACAACATGCCACACAACTTCAGTAATTCAGTaaaacaaagttcaaaaatcaAAAGGTATGTACAACATGCCACACAACTTCGACCCAATGCCCAAGTTGATAAAACACATACCATAAATACCCTCATTGAAATAACAGCAATTAAAAGTCTTATTAATGTAACACATTAATATACATATGCACAAAATATTATCTTGTCTTATTGAGTGCAACTTCGACCCTATGCCCAAGTTGACCtcaattaaaacaaaggaactGACCTAATATGATAGAATACAATATTAAACTTTGACAAAGCAGTATTCAACTTCGACCCAATGCCCAAGTTGACAAAAATCCCccaatacacgtacatgtacagcATAACCTCAGTATGGAATTTAAACTTCCCATGTctttcaaaattacaaatctTTTCTATGCATTGTCAAAAAATGTTGGTAAACGTATATAGCGTTTAAAAGCCAGTGACTTCCATCTACCCATGTGTTGAATGTCCTCATCTGGTACCCCTTGAGCTGCAGCCGTACTAGCAGCCCCGATTCGAAAACTGTGGCTAGTATAGCCTTTGGAATCTATGCCAGCTGCACATAGCGTTTGTTTCAGACATGTAGTAAAAAACTGATAAGACACTGGTTGATTGTTTGGAAAAGAAAAAAGGTGACCAGGATTAGTGCCTCGTATGGTCACAAATTGGACTAATGCCATTACTGGGCAGATGGAAGTATCTTGCTTTTTCTCTATGGATAGGACAATTGGACGTATATTACAATTGCTTTTAAAGGATCTAAAAGTAATTTCTATTTTGATTGGATGGCCAAGACAATCTGGAATAATGGCTATGTCGTTATATTGCAATGTATGACAACTAAACGTATTAACTGTCATTTCACCTACGCGCAGGAAGGCATGGAAAGCTAAAAGATACATTGCTCGTAGCATACACTGTTGGTATTGTGGTAATACTGTTTTAGGTAATGCCCCAACCAATTTCCGCAAAATATCTGGAGTAATAGGTAAACGAGAGTCTGGTTGATATGTTCCTCTTTGAATGGCTGCCAAAATCTTTTTGATAATAAAGGACTGGGCTGGGTCTGCATAGCCTGCTAACTTATTAATGTACCCTACCGCAGCAACATAAGACTTAATGGTTGCTGAAGACTTGTTCTCACTATACATATGAGCAATGAAGTAGACCAGCAGGTCCACTTTAGTTGGTAAGCAAGCTATAGAATTAAAATGTGTACTAGCGAAATCTTGAAGTTGACTGAAAGCTCTCATGTAGCTTTTTCTGGTTTGGGGTGCTATTGCAGTCATCAGGAGATGTTGCactattgtaatcaaatgtgcAACAGATGAGGTGGGACTGGTACTGGGTCTTTCGTCATGTGTGGAGCTATTTCTTTGAATGCGTGAACCTGCAATCGAGACAAAAAATCTGCCAAGATATTTCTTTTACCCATTATATGCTCTGCACAGAATAGGACATTCAGCTGTAATGTTTTAACAACTAGTCTACGTACAAGTTTCATGACAACTGAGTCCTTGCTTGTATGTTTATTCAATATAGAAACAGCTGCATTGTCACTGTGAAACAGTATGCATTTGTTCTTCAAATCGTCGCCCCATATTTCTACTGCTATGACTATAGGGAAAAGTTCTTTAATAGTTATATGATGACAGGTCATGTTTGACGGCCATTCCCCATAAAACCACTTATCGTTAAAAACGGCCCCAAAACCTAGTCCACTAGCATCAGTATAGAAATGAAGATGATTTGATGTTTCCCATCTATCTGCCAAGATAAGAGAAACCCCATTGAAGGATGCTATGAATTCCTGCCAAGCACGAATGTCTAACCTTGCTTCTGTATTCAAAACGAATGCGAAAGTATGGTTTAGTTATTCCTTTGGTAAGGTTGATGAGGCGGCGTAAAAAAGGGCGCCCTGGAAGTACTACACAGCATGCAAAATTGAGGAGGCCTATCAGAGATTGGAGTTCTTTAAGTGTACCTTTTTTGCGTGAATCAAAGGCTGACAAAAGTGAATTAATTTTCTCAACTTTATCGGGTGGTAAACGTGCTTCCATTTGAACTGTATCGATTTCAACTCCCAAAAAGGTTATGACAGTTGTAGGCTGTACTGTTTTGGTATGTTTGATGGGTATACCTACCCTTTGACATAATGCAAGGAATGACACTaaatcatttttacatttatccGAATCTGGGGGACCGGCAAATAAAAAATCATCTAGTACATGCACTTCGCCTGCAGCTTGAAAATGGTTGGACATAGACCATTGCAAAGCTGTGCTGAGTTGTTCAAAAAGGTTACAGGATATAGAACAGCCCATCGGAAGCACTTTGTCAAAGTAATATTTCCCACCCATTTTCATACCCAAGAGTTCGTAATCATTCGGGGATATGATAAGAATACGAAAGGCATTTTCAATATCAGTTTTGGCAAGTAATGTCCCAGTCCCAAAATATTTAACCAAACCAATAGCATCTGATATTGTCTGATATTGAACTGATGAATCTTCAGGAGAAATCCCATCATTTATCGATGATCCCTTAGGGTAGGAAAAGTGATGTATAAGCCTATACtaatttttctcttttttagGAACTAAACTCAAAGGAGATACCTGAAAATTTGTGAATGGAGGAGAATCATAAGGCCCTGCGATCCTACCTAGTGATACTTCTTTGTCAATTGTCTGTTTCAGAATAACAGGATTTTGTTTTGCTGATTTGAGGTTTCTAGATTCACGAAAACTTCTTTCACCCTGATGTTGTAATGAAAATCCCTGTTCAAAACCTTTTTGTAAGCTCATCAATCTATTAGAGTCATACCCTCCcaaatactgttttaatatatcaaactTTACTGGCGTAGGAAGGTTATGAACTGTTTCCCGGACGACCCCTGGGATTGTTTGTGGCGTTATGTCTGCCTGAGGTGTTTGTTTGGGAGGTTCCGGTGTTGCCCTGAGTGTTTGGTGAAGTCCCATTGTTTGGGTTAATGGATGATTTGTTTTGGTGTTTGTTGCCCTGCACCCTACATTGTCTGACGTGGTGGTTACCCCCACATTTGGCACAGACATGAAGGAACCTGCACTGTGACCCATAGTTGCATGAACCGGTTTGCATGAATTCCCAGCACCGACctttaattttgtttccattacCATATGGTTGGGCTGGGGTTGATGGAAAGGGCACCTGTCTCTGAACAGGTTTCAAACTTATAGCCAGGGCATGTAAATACAACTCCTGGTTGATTATGTCCCATGCCATATTACTATTGTGTTGCATGAGTAACCGAAACTGTGAATCATAAAAGATTGCAGCAGCAAATCCTGACCTCCGGGCAAGTGTTTGAATAGTGTCTGCATATTTTAGTAGACTAGCTATTCGGTGAGCATGGCTCTTGATGTACACTGatgtaaaaaatatgaaaagctTGAAGCCATTGTTCAATGGTTCGAATTTGAAAATGCTTTTGTTTTGGAACGACAGAAATTTCGGTTCCTTGAAGCCGTAGTTGGcattctttttgtttttgttgccGGTAAAAGCAAATTCCCAAAGTCAACAAATTCATGGCTATGAATTTTTGACACAATTTTTGTATCTAAGTTTAGCCCCAGAGGTAAGGAGATGCTGCTGTAAGGTGACACATTATTAGTCTCACCTGTCATGTTGTTAACAACAGACTGTTATGGTGGCTGGATACTACAAGGTGGCGAAACTACCAAATTAACAGTCTCGTCCTGCAATTGTACTACAGGTGTTGCAGACAGCTGGGTTGCGGGAGATGATGTTGCAATTGGTACCACAAGTGGTGCCCCCAAGGCAGCCGATGGAGGCATCGTAGGCATTGGTACAACTGGAGCACTTTGGACTACCGAAGGTGGTGTAGTAGGTGGTGGTACCACAGGTGGTGCATCGATAGCAGCTGATGATGATGTCGCAGCAGTTGGTACCACAGGTGGTGCCCCCAGTGCGGCCGAAGGTGGTGCTCTACTATGGGCTGTATGTAATGAAGGCAATGTGGCACCAGGCAACACAGTTGCCACACCCTTTTCCAACATTTGCTGCATTAATTCCGATGCTATTTCTCTTGCGGTAGGAAATTGTGACTGTCCAGAATTTGATTCATTTACAGTTGAGTTTGGTTCCACAGTGTCCTGTTGGTTCTCATGAACTCTGACAGCCCTATTGTTTAGGGCTGCCTGTCGCCTTGGTAGGCGTCTTATTGGACCCATATCTGAAATAAgtgataaataaagaaaaacctTTGTTCCAAACTTGATATGATTGTGAATATTTCCTATATTACACCCGATACATATTACTACTCGAAACCACCTTGGGTAAGAGTTGAAATCTGCAATATGTATCCCTTATATCATATTAAGAAAGGTGCTTTATGCATTAACCAAGCACCAAATTACCAACCTGTTTGGTAATGTAATCAGTACTATATATGGTGGTACCTTTTTGTTGGTACTCAATACATAGacatattgttaaaaattgcaaattcaatgatttatacctatacatacctatgatgtaagacaaaatatttatataattgtacaCACCTGATCATGAGATGTAATCAACATtcacctgtacatacctgtgaTGTAAGGCAATATTAAGTTGTACACCTTTAGATGTACTCGCCATTCATgatcacctgtacatacctgagatgtaaggcaatatttaattgtacacaCCTTAGATGTACtcagtttacctgtacatacctatgatgtaaggcaatatttaattgtacacaCCTTAGATGTACtcagtttacctgtacatacctatgatgtaaggcaatatttaattgtacacaCCTTAGATGTACtcagtttacctgtacatacctatgatgtaaggcaatatttaattgtacacaCCTTAGATGTACtcagtttacctgtacatacctatgatgtaaggcaatatttaattgtacacaCCTTAGATGTACTCCACATTTACCTATCTCACCATTCACCTGTACATACTTAAAAATTAactaaaatcatttcaaatcGTAACACAAATCACAATCTATGTCAAAGGGGAAAACAACAATATTCCAAATATTTACTTAGGAGAGCGAGAGAAGTAAAATTGACCGTGACCGCTAGACCGTAACCTATTGAATGCTAAACAAGCTAACACTCCAACGTAAACAAAGAATTTCTATGTAGTAACCTTGACCCGtgcaatacaatgtatatatagacgaCATGTGACGTAAACAAACTGCACATAACTTAACCTTGAACTTTAAACAACTAAAGAATGtcattgttaatatataaagttatatataacaCTCAACCTTTTAATAAGTCTCAGATTGTGATAAATTGAAGTTAATCATACAATGATATTAATAGACGAGAGTGACCGATACATGACCTGGGCGGAAGTGCCGTCCCGCATAATTTATGTTAATGAGGGCACGCTTACCTTATATGGCACTCCGCGAAGCGCTCAATGACTTGCCCTTCAGTACAGCCCCACGCACCG
It encodes:
- the LOC138307032 gene encoding proline-rich protein 36-like; the encoded protein is MQQMLEKGVATVLPGATLPSLHTAQSRAPPSAALGAPPVVPTAATSSSAAIDAPPVVPPTTPPSVVQSAPVVPMPTMPPSAALGAPLVVPIATSSPPTTQLSATPVVQLQDETVNLVVSPPCSIQPPLQSVVNNMTDMGPIRRLPRRQAALNNRAVRVHENQQDTVEPNSTVNESNSGQSQFPTAREIASELMQQMLEKGVATVLPGATLPSLHTAHSRAPPSAALGAPPVVPTAATSSSAAIDAPPVVPPPTTPPSVVQSAPVVPMPTMPPSAALGAPLVVPIATSSPATQLSATPVVQLQDETVNLVVSPPCSIQPP
- the LOC138307031 gene encoding uncharacterized protein, whose amino-acid sequence is MERISVLIMGHSFVRRLEGQMSGSWYNLGFDESLMAIHCCGRGGGKVGHLLQSDMSRALARHRPAVVVLQIGGNDLDSPLCEDLSGRLARDIFSIASWMVSGFWVASVCVMELMYRSKTRHAPVDKYNSAVDVVNTNLRTLCADSSDCFFWRHKGLKTGIFSCLSQDGVHLSRKGSRKYILSVRGAVLKGKSLSASRSAI